One Candidatus Methylacidiphilales bacterium DNA segment encodes these proteins:
- a CDS encoding Rne/Rng family ribonuclease produces MILDKIRGFLGLKKKSEQKEIIINIEPLERRVALLEGGVLEEFSIERDSDRSISGNIYKGKVHNVEPALKALFVEIGVDKNAFLHYWDAMPAALDSGVEKIDRGGKSNKGRKLTHNDIPKLYPPGADIIVQVTKGPIGTKGARITTNISMAGRYLVLMPYSDQFGISRKIEDPKERQRLRKILFELDVPDGMGVILRTAGDGMKARFFVRDLALLLERWQNISQNIDSIKAPALLLAEPDIVERTVRDFLTDDVDRIVADDEDTANRIKTLVRAISKRSERKVIYHHEPLPVFEKYQVNKQIENAFRRLVWLKSGAYLVIDETEALVAIDVNTGRNKGGDDTENTIFNTNIEAADEAARQLRLRNIGGLIIVDFIDMKSRKDQHEVVRHFKECLKRDKAKTHVLPISPLGILEMTRQRVQESISRSVYMECPACKGKGMVKTPETMSVEIQREIGRLLAKYPDVHELKVTVHPKVLERLRSEDEELLVDLERKYAGRLTFKSDHNFHFEEFTVLNNLTGEELK; encoded by the coding sequence ATGATACTGGACAAAATCAGAGGGTTTTTGGGATTGAAAAAGAAAAGCGAGCAAAAGGAAATCATCATCAATATCGAACCGCTGGAGCGCCGTGTGGCGTTGCTGGAAGGCGGAGTTCTGGAGGAATTCTCCATCGAACGCGACAGCGACCGGAGCATTTCCGGGAACATCTACAAAGGGAAGGTGCATAACGTTGAGCCGGCGCTCAAGGCGCTTTTCGTCGAGATCGGGGTCGATAAGAACGCCTTCCTTCACTACTGGGACGCCATGCCTGCCGCGCTGGATTCCGGGGTGGAAAAGATCGACCGCGGAGGCAAGTCGAATAAAGGCAGGAAGCTGACGCATAACGACATTCCGAAGCTATACCCGCCGGGCGCCGACATCATTGTGCAGGTGACCAAGGGCCCCATTGGGACCAAGGGCGCACGCATTACGACTAACATCTCCATGGCGGGGCGTTACCTGGTGCTCATGCCCTACAGCGATCAATTCGGCATTTCCCGGAAAATCGAGGACCCCAAGGAACGGCAGCGTCTCCGCAAGATCCTGTTTGAGCTGGATGTGCCGGACGGCATGGGGGTGATCCTGCGCACCGCGGGCGATGGAATGAAGGCCCGCTTTTTTGTGCGCGATCTGGCCCTGTTGCTCGAGCGCTGGCAGAATATTTCCCAGAATATCGACAGCATCAAGGCGCCTGCGTTGCTGCTGGCCGAGCCGGACATTGTCGAGCGCACGGTGCGCGACTTTTTGACCGATGACGTGGACCGGATTGTGGCCGATGACGAGGATACTGCGAACCGGATCAAAACGCTGGTGCGGGCGATTTCCAAGCGTTCGGAACGGAAGGTGATTTATCATCATGAGCCGCTTCCTGTTTTTGAAAAATACCAGGTCAACAAACAGATCGAGAACGCCTTCCGCCGGCTTGTCTGGCTGAAGTCGGGCGCCTATCTGGTGATTGATGAGACCGAGGCGCTGGTGGCCATCGATGTGAACACCGGCCGCAACAAGGGCGGGGACGACACCGAGAACACCATTTTCAACACCAATATCGAGGCTGCGGACGAAGCCGCCCGGCAACTTCGTCTGCGAAATATCGGCGGGCTGATCATCGTCGATTTCATCGATATGAAGTCGCGCAAAGACCAGCACGAAGTGGTGCGGCATTTCAAGGAATGCCTGAAGCGGGACAAGGCCAAGACGCATGTGCTCCCGATTTCGCCGCTCGGCATCCTGGAAATGACCCGTCAGCGCGTGCAGGAGAGCATCAGCCGTTCGGTCTATATGGAATGCCCCGCGTGCAAGGGCAAGGGAATGGTCAAGACACCGGAGACCATGAGTGTTGAAATCCAGCGAGAAATCGGGCGTTTGCTGGCCAAATACCCGGACGTGCATGAGTTGAAAGTCACCGTCCATCCGAAGGTTCTGGAACGCCTGCGCTCGGAAGATGAAGAGCTGCTTGTCGATTTGGAGCGGAAATACGCCGGGCGCCTGACATTCAAGAGCGACCACAATTTCCATTTCGAGGAATTCACCGTGCTGAACAATCTGACCGGAGAAGAGCTGAAGTAA
- a CDS encoding PIN domain-containing protein, producing the protein MPAEIHLDTNFLIYYIGGGDDAVVRKVEGWLTEGRAIYASAMAWAEFQCGPLTPQEHSVALDLIHSVLPVTVETATEAGRIFQETGRRSRSLADCIIAATAIRNSARLATSNRADFEPFLQHGLKLV; encoded by the coding sequence ATGCCTGCAGAGATTCACCTGGATACCAATTTCCTGATCTACTACATCGGCGGTGGAGATGATGCAGTAGTCAGAAAGGTTGAGGGGTGGTTGACCGAGGGGCGGGCCATTTATGCCAGCGCAATGGCTTGGGCCGAGTTTCAATGCGGTCCGTTGACGCCACAAGAACATTCGGTTGCCCTCGATCTGATCCATTCCGTACTGCCCGTCACCGTTGAGACGGCAACGGAAGCCGGGAGGATATTTCAGGAGACAGGCCGACGCTCCCGCTCACTCGCGGATTGTATTATCGCCGCAACTGCCATTCGGAACAGCGCACGTTTGGCCACCAGTAACCGCGCTGACTTCGAGCCCTTCCTTCAGCATGGGCTGAAGCTGGTTTAG
- a CDS encoding NAD-dependent malic enzyme, with translation MNPAQMPKLSPYGQRDLPNGTALMANSLLNKGTAFSEEERDALGLRGLLPPRIFGMEQQVGRALGQFRRKNNDLEKYIFLTTMQHRNETLFYRLLLDHLDEMMPIIYTPTVGQACLEYSSIFRRPRGLWLTIRDKGRLPEILRHWPNRDVRMIVVTDGERILGLGDLGALGMGIPIGKLALYTACAGVHPYYCLPVTLDLGTDNEKLLTDPLYIGLQQKRVRGEAYDSFIAEFVESVQMVFPGALLQFEDFANANAFQLLHRYREKICCFNDDIQGTAAVALAGLMSATRLTGQPLRDQKILFLGAGEAGTGIAQLFVNALESEGIPTEEARRRCWFVDSNGLLVKNRGDKPAAHKLPFVHDGDVARDLLGAIRQVKPTALFGVAGIGPVFTREIVKAMSSINKRPVIFALSNPTSKAECTAVDAYTWSEGRAIFASGSPFPPVTLNGVTHVPGQGNNVYIFPGVGLGVLASQSSHVTDSMFLAAARALASEVGEQDLALGRVFPDLKSIRTVSLRIAMAVAEEVYRLGLSPHAKPDNLKQDIQSQMFEPVYRSYLNA, from the coding sequence ATGAACCCTGCTCAGATGCCCAAACTTTCCCCCTACGGCCAACGTGACCTCCCCAACGGCACGGCTCTCATGGCCAATTCCCTTCTTAATAAAGGCACCGCTTTCAGCGAGGAGGAACGCGACGCGCTCGGGCTCCGCGGCCTGCTCCCGCCCCGCATTTTTGGCATGGAACAGCAGGTCGGCCGCGCCCTGGGACAATTCCGCCGGAAAAACAACGACCTGGAGAAATACATTTTCCTGACCACCATGCAGCACCGCAACGAAACCCTTTTCTACCGGCTGCTGCTCGACCATCTCGATGAGATGATGCCCATCATTTACACTCCAACGGTTGGTCAGGCCTGCCTGGAATACAGCAGCATTTTCCGCCGCCCGCGCGGACTCTGGCTGACCATCCGCGACAAGGGCCGTCTTCCGGAAATCCTGCGCCATTGGCCCAACCGCGATGTCCGCATGATCGTTGTCACGGACGGCGAACGCATCCTGGGATTGGGCGACCTCGGAGCGCTCGGCATGGGCATTCCGATCGGGAAACTGGCGCTCTACACCGCCTGCGCGGGAGTGCATCCGTACTATTGCCTGCCCGTCACACTGGACCTCGGGACTGACAATGAAAAGCTGCTAACCGATCCCTTGTACATCGGCCTGCAGCAAAAGCGCGTCCGTGGCGAGGCCTACGATTCCTTCATAGCTGAATTTGTCGAATCGGTTCAAATGGTGTTCCCCGGCGCGCTGTTGCAGTTTGAAGACTTCGCCAATGCCAACGCCTTTCAGTTGCTGCACCGCTACCGGGAAAAAATTTGTTGTTTCAATGACGACATCCAGGGAACCGCGGCAGTCGCCCTCGCGGGACTGATGTCCGCCACAAGGCTGACCGGGCAGCCCCTGCGGGACCAAAAAATCCTTTTCCTCGGCGCGGGTGAGGCCGGCACGGGGATCGCGCAATTGTTCGTCAACGCGCTGGAATCGGAGGGCATTCCCACGGAAGAAGCCCGGCGCCGCTGCTGGTTTGTCGATTCCAACGGCTTGCTCGTCAAAAACAGGGGTGACAAACCCGCCGCGCACAAATTGCCCTTTGTACATGATGGCGATGTTGCGCGCGACCTGCTGGGCGCCATCCGGCAAGTCAAGCCGACCGCCTTGTTCGGCGTGGCGGGGATTGGCCCGGTCTTCACCCGGGAAATCGTCAAAGCGATGAGTTCCATCAACAAGCGTCCGGTTATTTTTGCCCTCTCCAACCCCACTTCAAAAGCCGAATGCACTGCGGTGGACGCCTATACCTGGAGCGAAGGCAGGGCGATTTTTGCCAGCGGCAGCCCCTTCCCGCCCGTCACACTCAACGGAGTCACCCATGTTCCGGGCCAGGGCAATAATGTCTATATATTCCCCGGCGTGGGGCTGGGCGTACTGGCAAGCCAATCGAGCCACGTTACCGACTCCATGTTTCTGGCCGCGGCCCGGGCCCTCGCCTCCGAGGTTGGAGAACAGGACCTGGCCCTGGGCCGGGTTTTCCCGGATCTTAAATCCATCCGCACGGTTTCGCTGCGGATTGCCATGGCTGTCGCGGAGGAGGTTTACCGGCTGGGGCTTTCCCCGCACGCCAAGCCCGACAACTTAAAGCAGGACATCCAATCCCAGATGTTCGAGCCGGTGTACCGCTCTTATCTGAACGCCTAG
- a CDS encoding phosphatidylserine decarboxylase family protein: MREARPFLLILGVLTLAFAFFACWSAILPALLFVYVLYFFRDPERTPPGDPLAIVSAADGKVIAVDEVAEDAFTRTKMKRVAVFLSVFDVHVNRAPYAGTVKKRHHHAGEFLDARLPEVDVKNEAMNWLLETARGSLVLRQIAGLIARRIVAWRNEGDVLQTGERFGMIRFGSRTDVFLPLDCEIKVKIGDRVKGGESVIARWKQ; the protein is encoded by the coding sequence ATGCGTGAAGCGAGACCTTTTCTGTTGATTTTGGGAGTTTTGACCCTGGCCTTCGCCTTTTTCGCATGTTGGTCGGCAATCCTGCCCGCGCTTCTTTTCGTGTATGTGCTTTATTTTTTCCGCGACCCCGAGCGCACACCACCCGGCGACCCGCTTGCCATTGTCAGCGCGGCTGACGGGAAAGTCATAGCGGTGGACGAAGTGGCTGAGGACGCCTTCACCCGGACAAAGATGAAGCGCGTGGCGGTTTTTCTTTCGGTATTCGACGTGCATGTGAACAGGGCGCCTTATGCCGGGACCGTGAAAAAGCGGCATCATCATGCGGGCGAGTTTCTGGATGCACGGCTTCCGGAGGTGGATGTTAAAAATGAGGCCATGAACTGGCTGTTGGAAACCGCCAGGGGCTCCCTGGTCCTCCGGCAAATTGCCGGATTGATTGCCCGGCGCATTGTGGCCTGGCGGAATGAGGGGGACGTGCTGCAAACCGGGGAGCGGTTCGGCATGATCCGTTTTGGTTCGCGCACGGATGTTTTTTTACCTCTCGATTGCGAGATAAAAGTCAAAATTGGAGATCGTGTGAAAGGCGGCGAGTCGGTGATCGCCCGCTGGAAACAATAA
- the pssA gene encoding CDP-diacylglycerol--serine O-phosphatidyltransferase, with product MKEHEPKMVYVLPSLMTAGNLFCGFMAVLNIFEGAIQWKALTVGWATGSVGWTVYYERSLLFIIGAFLFDMLDGRLARLGGQESPFGREFDSLADIVSFGVAPALLLFKIVLYELPNRAGWFIASIYLVCGALRLARFNVLAATPGKGGLKDFTGFPIPAAAGLIASITLLLLHIYENDGEIGNWKYVLAALMIFLSYMMFSKFHYPSFKALDWRAQFSIPRLLAFVLCIALVVIYYRFSLAIVFTCYLIYGFVRPYVSKAWRSDFEEEDEENNGSPG from the coding sequence ATGAAAGAACATGAACCGAAGATGGTCTATGTGTTGCCGAGCCTGATGACAGCCGGCAATTTATTCTGCGGCTTCATGGCCGTGCTGAACATTTTTGAAGGCGCCATCCAGTGGAAAGCGCTGACGGTGGGTTGGGCGACGGGATCCGTCGGCTGGACTGTTTATTATGAACGGAGCCTGCTTTTCATCATAGGCGCCTTTCTCTTCGACATGCTGGACGGCAGACTGGCGCGACTGGGAGGTCAGGAAAGCCCGTTTGGGCGCGAATTCGATTCCCTGGCCGACATTGTGTCCTTCGGGGTCGCTCCCGCCCTTCTGCTTTTCAAGATTGTGTTGTATGAATTGCCGAACCGGGCGGGCTGGTTCATAGCCTCCATTTACCTCGTGTGCGGGGCCCTGCGCCTGGCGCGGTTCAATGTGCTGGCCGCCACGCCCGGCAAGGGCGGGTTGAAGGATTTTACCGGCTTTCCCATACCCGCCGCTGCCGGCCTCATCGCATCGATCACCCTGTTGCTGCTGCATATCTACGAAAACGACGGCGAAATCGGCAACTGGAAGTATGTGCTGGCGGCGCTGATGATTTTTCTCAGCTACATGATGTTCAGCAAATTCCACTACCCGAGTTTCAAGGCCCTGGACTGGCGCGCCCAGTTTTCGATCCCGCGCCTGCTGGCCTTTGTGCTGTGCATTGCGCTGGTGGTCATTTACTACCGCTTCAGCCTGGCAATCGTTTTTACCTGTTATTTGATCTATGGGTTTGTCAGGCCCTATGTCTCGAAGGCGTGGCGCTCCGACTTCGAGGAGGAAGACGAGGAAAATAACGGCTCCCCAGGCTGA
- a CDS encoding DUF4234 domain-containing protein yields the protein MKRENIDHFATQSVWGMIGLSLITLTFYFPFWLRKTSRIVNELLPSNPIGAWYFPVGIILTALNFGMLIPEMLTDDDPTVMIVSKLLNRIDTVFVIFWAFKIRNRIHVILESEKKTPLWFNTFWTFFFQMFYIQFRINRIKKAQQTNTREATPVAQDP from the coding sequence ATGAAGAGAGAAAACATTGACCACTTCGCGACTCAAAGCGTATGGGGAATGATTGGCTTGTCGCTCATCACGCTCACATTTTACTTCCCGTTCTGGCTGCGGAAGACTTCCCGTATTGTCAACGAGCTTTTGCCGTCAAATCCAATCGGCGCATGGTACTTTCCCGTCGGCATCATTTTGACGGCGCTCAACTTCGGAATGCTCATTCCAGAAATGCTGACTGACGACGATCCTACCGTCATGATAGTGAGCAAACTTCTCAATCGCATCGATACCGTATTTGTCATTTTTTGGGCGTTCAAAATCCGGAATAGGATACATGTGATTCTGGAATCGGAAAAGAAGACGCCCCTCTGGTTCAACACCTTTTGGACATTTTTCTTCCAGATGTTTTACATCCAATTTCGGATCAACAGGATCAAGAAAGCCCAACAAACGAATACACGGGAGGCCACCCCTGTTGCACAGGATCCGTAA
- a CDS encoding secondary thiamine-phosphate synthase enzyme YjbQ, whose product MKSHRHELWFEIPQRRAFVNITDQVQQCLQDSGIKEGLCLVNAMHISASVFINDDESGLHQDFETWLEKLAPEKPHSQYKHNGYEDNADAHLKRTVMGREVVVAVTKGKLDFGPWEQIFYGEFDGKRKKRVLVKIIGE is encoded by the coding sequence ATGAAAAGCCATCGACACGAACTCTGGTTTGAAATCCCGCAACGCCGCGCCTTTGTCAACATCACCGACCAGGTGCAACAATGCCTGCAGGACAGTGGTATCAAGGAAGGACTTTGTTTGGTAAACGCCATGCACATCAGCGCCAGCGTTTTCATCAACGACGACGAATCAGGCCTGCATCAGGATTTTGAAACCTGGCTCGAAAAGCTGGCTCCCGAAAAGCCGCACTCGCAGTACAAACACAACGGCTACGAGGACAATGCCGACGCACATCTCAAGCGGACCGTCATGGGCCGGGAGGTTGTTGTCGCCGTCACGAAGGGGAAGCTGGATTTCGGCCCCTGGGAACAGATTTTTTACGGCGAGTTCGACGGCAAACGCAAAAAGCGCGTCCTGGTAAAAATTATTGGAGAATAA
- a CDS encoding deoxyhypusine synthase family protein — protein sequence MKKGPISQFIQHHYRHFNAAALVDAAKGYEAHLEAGGKMMVTLAGAMSTAELGVSLAEMIRQDKIQIISCTGANLEEDLMNLVAHSHYQRIPGYRDLTPKDEWKLLEGGLNRVTDTCIPEEEAFRRLQKHIYELWKAADKKGERAFPHEFMYEMIRSGVLKQYYEIDPKDSWMIAAAEKNLPIVVGGWEDSTMGNIFASYVIKNDIKATTMKSGIEYMVFLADWYRKNSGGKGVGFFQIGGGIAGDFPICVVPMMYQDLEWHDVPFWSYFCQISDSTTSYGSYSGAVPNEKITWGKLGIDTPKFIVESDATIVAPLIFAYLLGW from the coding sequence ATGAAAAAAGGACCCATCTCCCAGTTCATCCAGCATCATTACCGTCACTTCAATGCGGCCGCCCTTGTGGACGCCGCAAAAGGCTATGAGGCCCATCTGGAGGCCGGAGGAAAAATGATGGTGACGCTGGCGGGCGCCATGAGCACGGCGGAGCTGGGGGTTTCCCTCGCGGAAATGATCCGTCAGGACAAAATCCAGATCATCTCCTGCACCGGCGCCAACCTCGAAGAGGACCTGATGAACCTTGTGGCGCACAGCCATTACCAGCGCATCCCGGGCTATCGCGATTTGACTCCCAAGGACGAATGGAAACTGCTCGAGGGCGGCTTGAACCGGGTGACCGACACCTGCATCCCGGAAGAGGAAGCATTCCGCCGCCTGCAGAAACACATTTATGAATTATGGAAAGCGGCCGACAAAAAAGGCGAGCGCGCATTCCCGCATGAGTTCATGTACGAAATGATCCGCAGCGGCGTGTTGAAGCAATATTATGAAATCGATCCCAAGGACTCCTGGATGATCGCTGCGGCTGAAAAGAATCTGCCGATTGTTGTGGGCGGTTGGGAAGATTCCACAATGGGCAATATTTTTGCCTCGTATGTGATCAAAAACGACATCAAAGCCACCACGATGAAAAGCGGGATCGAATATATGGTCTTTCTAGCCGATTGGTATCGCAAAAATTCCGGGGGCAAGGGCGTCGGCTTTTTCCAGATCGGCGGGGGCATTGCGGGCGACTTCCCGATCTGTGTGGTGCCCATGATGTACCAGGATCTGGAATGGCACGACGTGCCGTTCTGGTCCTACTTTTGCCAGATCAGCGACAGCACCACGAGTTACGGTTCCTATTCCGGCGCCGTGCCGAATGAAAAGATCACCTGGGGCAAACTGGGAATCGACACGCCGAAATTCATCGTGGAGTCCGACGCCACCATCGTCGCGCCTTTGATTTTTGCGTATTTGCTGGGCTGGTAA
- a CDS encoding CBS domain-containing protein: protein MKPYLNEELLAGSVIAVDMMREDFPILNPGQQLAGALRVFSRHDGERIPVVNNETERKLVGVISKTDLLLSLVEV from the coding sequence ATGAAGCCCTACCTGAATGAAGAACTGCTTGCCGGGTCGGTAATCGCAGTCGATATGATGCGTGAGGATTTCCCGATCCTGAATCCCGGGCAGCAATTGGCCGGGGCGCTTCGCGTCTTTTCCAGGCACGACGGCGAGCGGATTCCGGTTGTGAACAACGAGACGGAACGGAAGCTTGTGGGCGTCATATCCAAGACGGATCTCCTGCTTTCGTTGGTGGAGGTTTAA
- a CDS encoding transglutaminase-like domain-containing protein, with protein MDEALKRSGENRPQLEQALKETPGQEMELLIRGARQYDLVNITAEHLKDDIAYARKAREEMPWGREIPDELWRNWVLPYRIADEDLDDWRPEFYEMLAPLVKEAKSSKEAVLLIHKWLWQDVPGGRVRFEVSENRDQTPRQLLQQIKIGRCFEINLLFTALLRSAGIPVRHTGPPWWTMWGSYHYWVEYWDTESKTWCSIEGANADPDGFMAVNQTLPRSGNTAFAAAYALAAYGNEADPIGREAWGGAVPADCAYQATGKLQLAFMNAGSGKAANYAVYVWSNSAWRPVALGSTDKMHEVNLAPTAGRYPYLVTASLGKATACALAEVKPGQDTSVTLMDSPAGPDLTVEFVSKKMLEEQQKKDAETKKQKEKDDKKKKKNPVTGAAAG; from the coding sequence TTGGATGAAGCGTTAAAGCGGTCAGGAGAAAACCGTCCGCAGCTTGAACAGGCGTTGAAGGAAACGCCGGGCCAGGAGATGGAACTGCTGATTCGCGGCGCCCGACAATATGATCTTGTTAATATTACGGCGGAGCATTTGAAGGACGACATTGCGTATGCGCGGAAGGCGCGTGAAGAAATGCCGTGGGGCAGGGAGATCCCGGATGAACTTTGGCGGAACTGGGTGTTGCCGTATCGGATAGCCGATGAGGACCTGGACGATTGGCGCCCGGAGTTTTACGAGATGCTGGCGCCTTTGGTGAAGGAGGCGAAAAGCAGCAAGGAAGCGGTTTTGCTCATCCACAAATGGCTGTGGCAAGACGTGCCGGGAGGCCGGGTGCGATTTGAGGTCTCGGAAAATCGCGATCAAACGCCGAGGCAACTGCTTCAGCAAATCAAAATCGGACGCTGCTTTGAAATCAATCTATTGTTCACCGCGCTCTTGCGCTCGGCGGGCATTCCGGTCCGGCATACGGGCCCGCCCTGGTGGACGATGTGGGGGTCGTATCATTACTGGGTGGAGTATTGGGACACGGAATCGAAGACGTGGTGTTCCATTGAAGGTGCCAACGCAGATCCCGACGGCTTTATGGCGGTGAATCAGACCCTGCCCAGATCAGGGAATACAGCGTTTGCGGCGGCCTATGCGTTAGCCGCCTATGGCAATGAAGCCGATCCGATTGGGCGGGAGGCCTGGGGTGGCGCAGTTCCGGCTGATTGTGCCTATCAAGCAACCGGCAAGCTGCAATTGGCATTCATGAACGCGGGATCAGGCAAGGCCGCAAACTATGCGGTTTATGTCTGGAGCAATTCGGCCTGGCGCCCGGTGGCATTGGGTTCGACGGACAAAATGCACGAAGTGAATCTGGCGCCAACAGCCGGACGCTATCCTTATCTGGTGACGGCATCGCTGGGAAAAGCCACGGCCTGCGCCTTGGCGGAAGTAAAGCCGGGGCAGGACACATCCGTGACCCTGATGGATTCACCGGCGGGCCCGGATTTGACCGTGGAATTTGTTTCCAAAAAAATGCTGGAAGAGCAGCAGAAAAAAGACGCTGAAACAAAAAAGCAAAAGGAGAAGGACGATAAGAAAAAGAAGAAAAATCCAGTCACGGGAGCCGCGGCGGGATGA
- a CDS encoding transglutaminase-like domain-containing protein: MNINPPKLILLGLAVWLVPHAELEAQYMDSTAQTESQAYLDKVRSELGAEALQSMPEQHVRFLAQSMGRLDRATVPSSIFMEHLRLAESVRTRFYTDMPDEAFCSYVLSFRIREELSSHAGWRGRFKTELDPVLGDEKDPAAAAARIFDWVSGKIKLYGKLRSYPLNLKGDLDPLTTLRGGCGNEIDAAILAVAALRSAGIAARIVYAPVLADEDGGKVWAEYRTRDGWAPWAPSLALDALDASVQGIPKIKAGMHRDWLKKEFAGRFGYVLANPQRPANITCAYTSVTSIWMSPKPLDKEPFNCTLMLWCRGRLQPLMGRDIYNPEPDNSAAGVGPGKYVIVAGDIKSVGTLKQMQLNAGQTGWYVMDFEKGEAQFQIADKKPAFFEWDPETLPPTDPVKDW; this comes from the coding sequence ATGAACATAAATCCTCCAAAATTAATATTGTTAGGGCTGGCGGTGTGGCTTGTTCCTCATGCGGAACTGGAAGCCCAATATATGGATTCAACGGCGCAAACCGAGTCGCAGGCCTATCTGGACAAAGTCAGGTCGGAACTCGGCGCCGAGGCGCTGCAATCCATGCCGGAACAGCATGTTCGTTTTCTCGCGCAAAGCATGGGACGGCTGGACCGGGCGACAGTGCCATCCTCCATATTCATGGAACATCTCCGGCTGGCGGAAAGCGTGCGGACGCGATTTTATACGGACATGCCCGATGAAGCGTTTTGCAGTTATGTTCTTTCCTTCCGGATCCGGGAGGAGTTGTCTTCGCATGCGGGATGGCGCGGCCGGTTTAAAACCGAACTCGATCCGGTGCTTGGCGATGAAAAGGATCCCGCTGCCGCTGCGGCGAGGATATTCGATTGGGTGTCGGGAAAAATAAAACTTTACGGAAAACTACGCTCGTATCCGCTGAATCTAAAAGGCGATTTGGACCCGTTGACGACCCTGAGAGGCGGATGTGGAAATGAAATCGACGCCGCGATTTTGGCAGTGGCGGCTTTAAGGTCGGCGGGTATTGCCGCGAGGATCGTCTATGCGCCAGTGCTTGCGGATGAGGACGGTGGAAAAGTCTGGGCCGAGTATCGGACGCGCGACGGATGGGCGCCGTGGGCGCCGTCGTTGGCGCTTGATGCCTTGGACGCCTCCGTGCAGGGGATTCCAAAAATAAAAGCCGGCATGCACAGGGATTGGTTAAAGAAAGAATTTGCGGGACGGTTCGGCTATGTGCTGGCAAATCCGCAGCGTCCGGCCAACATCACATGCGCATATACATCTGTGACGTCTATTTGGATGAGTCCAAAACCCCTGGACAAGGAACCTTTCAATTGCACGCTCATGTTGTGGTGCAGGGGGCGGTTGCAACCGTTGATGGGCAGGGACATTTACAACCCCGAGCCGGATAATTCCGCAGCAGGCGTGGGTCCCGGGAAGTATGTAATTGTGGCGGGTGACATAAAATCTGTGGGGACCCTGAAGCAAATGCAATTGAATGCGGGTCAAACGGGATGGTATGTGATGGATTTCGAAAAGGGCGAGGCGCAATTTCAGATTGCGGATAAAAAACCCGCCTTTTTCGAGTGGGACCCCGAGACGCTGCCGCCAACGGATCCGGTCAAGGATTGGTGA